Proteins encoded together in one Triticum dicoccoides isolate Atlit2015 ecotype Zavitan chromosome 7B, WEW_v2.0, whole genome shotgun sequence window:
- the LOC119341570 gene encoding uncharacterized protein LOC119341570, translated as MVAAVAATPWERGLTLAAAARLCCSKPTARAMDLTRGLPPPSPRPRICLAICRFGAARVGLAEDDDRDLPEARARRCPAQGALRLSSSMDGDDWDPTLKPDELGELDGKVVRPAHYDSPQNKKVRLGSWLLVAAHHNQPRDDGCHQRADSKNLNNDLYSLYVTLI; from the exons ATGGTGGCGGCGGTTGCAGCAACCCCATGGGAGCGGGGGCTAACACTAGCCGCCGCAGCGCGCCTCTGCTGCTCAAAACCAACGGCCAGGGCCATGGATCTCACCAGGGGCCTCCCTCCTCCGTCTCCCAGGCCCCGCATCTGCCTCGCCATATGCAGATTCGGAGCAGCAAGGGTCGGACTAGCAGAGGATGACGACCGTGACCTGCCGGAGGCCCGAGCTCGACGATGCCCCGCACAAG GAGCTCTCCGCCTCTCCAGTTCCATGGATGGTGACGACTGGGACCCCACGCTCAAGCCCGACGAGCTGGGCGAGCtcgacggcaaggtcgtccgccctGCCCACTATGATTCCCCACAGAACAAGAAG GTAAGATTGGGAAGCTGGCTACTTGTTGCTGCACATCACAATCAGCCACGAGATGATGGTTGCCATCAGAGGGCCGATAGCAAGAACCTAAATAATGACCTCTATAGTTTGTATGTTACATTGATATAA
- the LOC119341059 gene encoding premnaspirodiene oxygenase-like produces the protein MALAMAAQLPFYLLLLPLLAIAPLLYLAVSRERPGSGRRLPPSPWALPVIGHLHHLAGALPHRAMRDLARRHGPLMLLRFGEVPVVVASSPDAAREIMKTHDVTFATRPIRPMQRRIMEGAEGLLFSPYGDAWRQLRKICTVELLSTRRVHSFRPIREDEIGHLLRSVASEASPARPVNLSERIAAFVADSSVRAIIGSRTPNRDTFLRLLEEGLKVIPGMSLPDIFPSSRLAMRLSRVPGQIERRRGAMLGFIDTIIEERENRDAAATGIEEHDEDLLDVLLRLQKDMDSQYPLTTLNIKTVIIDVFAAGSETSSTMIQWAMAELMRNPTVMQKAQEEVRRELAGHDKVTEDGLTNLHYLQLVIKETLRLHPAAPLLLPHECRSPCEVLGFDVPEGAMVLVNAWAIGRDPAHWDAPEEFIPDRFQEQGGMGGRDFKGTNFEFAPFGAGRRMCPGMSFGLAHVELALAALLFHFDWQLPEGMAPEEMDMTEAAGITTRRRSDLLVICIPRVPVSIE, from the exons ATGGCACTCGCCATGGCCGCCCAGCTCCCTTTCTACCTGCTCCTCCTTCCCCTCCTAGCCATAGCCCCGCTCCTCTACTTGGCGGTGTCCCGCGAGAGGCCCGGCTCCGGCCGGCGGCTGCCCCCGTCGCCCTGGGCGCTGCCGGTGATCGGCCACCTGCACCACCTCGCCGGCGCGCTCCCGCACCGCGCCATGCGGGACCTCGCGCGGCGCCACGGCCCGCTCATGCTGCTCCGCTTCGGCGAGGTCCCCGTGGTGGTCGCCTCCTCCCCGGACGCGGCGCGGGAGATCATGAAGACCCACGACGTCACCTTCGCCACGCGGCCCATCAGGCCCATGCAGCGCCGCATCATGGAGGGCGCCGAGGGCCTCCTCTTCTCGCCCTACGGCGACGCGTGGCGCCAGCTCCGTAAGATCTGCACCGTCGAGCTCCTCAGCACCCGCCGCGTCCACTCCTTCCGCCCCATCCGCGAGGACGAGATCGGCCACCTCCTCCGCTCCGTCGCGTCAGaggcgtcgccggcgaggccggtgAACCTGTCCGAGCGGATAGCGGCGTTCGTCGCGGACTCCTCTGTGCGTGCCATCATCGGCAGCCGGACGCCGAACCGCGACACGTTCCTGAGGCTGCTGGAGGAGGGGCTCAAGGTCATCCCTGGGATGAGCCTGCCGGACATTTTCCCGTCGTCGCGTCTCGCGATGCGCCTCAGCCGCGTGCCCGGACAGATCGAGCGTCGCCGTGGCGCCATGCTCGGTTTCATCGACACTATCATCGAGGAGCGCGAGAACAGAGACGCCGCCGCTACCGGCATCGAGGAACACGACGAGGACTTACTTGACGTGCTCCTGAGGCTCCAGAAGGACATGGACTCCCAGTATCCCCTCACCACCTTGAACATCAAAACCGTTATCATT gacGTGTTTGCTGCTGGCAGCGAGACCTCGTCCACGATGATCCAGTGGGCGATGGCCGAGCTGATGCGTAACCCGACGGTGATGCAGAAGGCGCAAGAAGAGGTCCGGAGAGAGCTCGCCGGCCACGACAAGGTGACGGAGGATGGCCTGACGAACCTGCACTACCTGCAGCTCGTCATCAAGGAGACGCTCCGGCTGCACCCCGCGGCGCCGCTGCTCCTGCCGCATGAGTGCCGCAGCCCGTGCGAAGTGCTCGGGTTCGACGTGCCCGAGGGCGCGATGGTGCTCGTGAACGCGTGGGCAATCGGCAGGGACCCGGCGCACTGGGATGCGCCGGAGGAGTTCATACCGGACAGGTTCCAGGAACAAGGTGGCATGGGCGGCAGAGACTTCAAGGGAACGAACTTCGAGTTCGCGCCGTTCGGCGCTGGCAGGAGGATGTGCCCCGGCATGTCGTTCGGTCTGGCCCACGTAGAGCTCGCGCTGGCGGCGCTGCTGTTCCACTTCGACTGGCAGCTGCCGGAGGGGATGGCCCCCGAGGAGATGGACATGACCGAGGCGGCCGGGATCACCACGCGCCGGCGGTCTGACTTGTTGGTGATTTGCATCCCACGTGTCCCAGTGTCGATCGAGTAA